The segment TACCCAAACACGAGCCTCGGCACGGCATCCTCACGCGCGCAGGCGTATGTAGGCTCACTCGGGCCGGATCCGGATCCATTCTGAGCCGGATGTGTTCACGCTTGGGCGACCCTGTCTTGGTCCAGAATCCCCAGGCATTGTTGTGTCTTGGCGCTGTGGTGGGGAAGTAGCTGTAACATAACATTGCTGTTCTCTCCTgctagactcctggaagaacagGTCAATCGCACGCAGGAGTCTCTGCTGCTCCGCTTGAACCGTGCCGGACTCTGCGCACTGGTTCATCAGGGCAAAGAGCGATGCGAGCACGTCATTGGTGCTTCTCGCGACTTTTTCAACCCTTTGCTCTGGCAATGCTGCTTTGGAGCTTCCCTCGTAGACCTGTCTTCTGCACACCTGCACATGGTATGTATGAATATTAttaaacaaaatcagatatacaCCACGGCAGGGGAATTCAAAAGGTGAACCAACACATGAACTTGATCCTGTAAAACTATTTGTACCAGTAAGTATGGCTTTACAATGCCATGTTCTATGCTTTGTAGGGCTACACTACAAAGAGACTTGTACAAACCTGGAACAAGTTATGTAGATCAACAATGTGCTCTTGACTGAGATACTTCCTAGCCATGAGCTCACTGAAGAGAATGACGATTTCTGCAGTAACATTcctagcagaaagattagccacgATGCCAGATATCAGATGCCCATCAAACAACGATGTCAGCCAATCTGGCACTTGGCTCAGCCTGAGCAACGAAACAGCTATAATTGCAGCAAACTTCTGCTGACTGGTGAAAGATTTGGACGTCAAACCAGGAGCAGTCAGGGCCACAACAAATTCCTCCATTATTAGCCTGAACCATTTAGATTCTCTGACTGCCACCTTCTCTTGGCTTCCAAATTTCTCCCATCCTAAAATCACAGAGAGACAGGCACTGCAATTTCCAGCAACTTTACTGTCTTCACTGAACAACAAACCCTCTGTCACTGCAATAATGGACTTCAAATATTTCGTAGAGCATCTTAACTCAGCATCAATACATGACCTTTGATCTGAAATTCGcttgagcaactccaacaggcaTTGTGAAGCAATAAGTTTAATAGAAGGTGAACCAAAGTGCATGAGACGACATAAATCATGGCATGGAATGCCGAGAACAGAAAAGGACTGGACATCATCTGAATGCTGAAGGAAGTCCTGCCAGTCAATACTTGCCTCTAGAATGGTGTGCAAGCTGAAAACGAAGAATACAATTAGTGCCTCTAGAATATGCAAACTGAAAACGCAGGCTACAATTAGTGCCTATGGAGTATTATGGAAACTGGAAAGTGAAAATGCAGACCATAGTTAGTGCAGACCTAAGCAAATAAAATGAAGCATGCAAGCAACAGCTTCATACCTTCTTAGAGAGAAGAACGCCAATAGAAGTACAAGAATCAGGAATTCTCCAAAGGTTGTCTCCTGGTTGTGTTGAAATAATGATGGGCCTTTAACACAAGCTTTGTTTACTATGGCATCCGTTAAAGAAACCAAAGAACTGTTCAAGATTATGGCTTTTGCAGGCTCAATAAGAAATTCACTTGATGAATGATGCAAAACAAGGCATAGTATCCCAACTACTATCTTGTGTTCTTGGCCACTAGATGTATAGTCAATACCCGAAGTGATAAATTCCAATAACTGCAAACAGAAGTAATTTCTGAATCAGAAGAATTATAAATCTAACCAATAATGATACAAATTGAAATACTAGCTAACGATGCATTCTTTTTGGAAAGCTGCACTCCTAAACAGACAACTAAGCATTAATGATGTGGGATCCCTACCAAGTAATCCAAACAAAGGCTGCACTGGATTTTTTTCTCTCGAACACGCAGTAGAGCTGTGTATCATTACATTAAGAAGAAAAATGGAACAACACGAAGTGACAACCACAAACACTGAAACGCCCACACTACATACACCAATCTAACGTTCTGTGATTACATACGCGCCTGTTAGAACTGAAACAAGCGACCGACACCCAGACCCAGACGCCAACCTACTTTGCTATATCCACAAGTTTAGCCAAATAACATCCCATGAAGCTATTAATAGCCAGCGAATAATAATATTACTTGAATGTAATTTACAAGGTTCAACTCAAATAGACAGAATAAGAGTACCTTTAGAGCAAGAGGAAGCCATTCATCTTCCTGGCCAAATGTTGATGCACTTGCTGAACGTAAGATGTTAAAGATCAAATAGGAACAAACTGTTCTGCTGCTTGAAGAGTATGGTAAGCAATATATGCCATGGAATGAACCGACAATACCACATGATATAAACTGATCAGAAGAACGCGGAGAGATCATGAGTATTTCAGCGATAACACTGACCACTGAAAATACCTCATCTTCTGTACCCTCCTTTACCATCTGGTCTAGCAAGGAAACCAGCAAAGATGAGATGGTGGTTTCTCCAGAAAGTACAAGCTCGGAAATCATTTGTATGTCCACCGACTGACTGCTGTTTGAGAGCATGACAGTTTCATCTTCACAGAAAGTTTTACAAAACTTTAGCATCTGGAAGGCGAGTGGTTCCACAATTTCTTGTTTCTGAAAGAGCCATTTTATTGCTACCGAATGGACTCGGGTCACAAGCAAATCCCAGTCCTTATGTATGATTAAGTGGAATAGTGTATTCTCGGCTTCTGGACTATATGGAATGCTGCAGCTATAGGAAATGCCTCTGACAAAGGCATAAAGATGGACCAGAAGCGTAAGCATAATAGAACCATTAATTTCATATGGGAAGTTCCCACCATTGAGGAGGATGTATTGCTCAACAGAAGCCAGAATTTGGTTGTTAGCACAGAGCCTGAATAGTTAAAAGAATTGCAATATTAACATGTTTCTCTAATAAGGTGCAAATGGTGAACTATAAGCAGCAGCAGATGAGTACCTTTCATTGTAGAATGAACAGGCATACAATATAGAAAGAATAGCACATTGGCATGATGCCAAGTTGAAGTCTTCTGTGCTACATTGCCCAAGTAAATACATCATTTCTGTAGGGTCTGATGGTAGATAAATGTGTGCATCTCGAATTGTTTCTCCATAATTACATCCCAAAACCCTGTCAACAATTGAACTAGTGACCAAATATACTACTGATTTTACACGATCAGTAGGAAATAAGCCCATGAATCCAAATGACAAGCTAAACCATGATGATGATGCTAGCAATTCAGCAAACTTTAACGGCTTTTTGTCAGATGCCCTTGACAAAATAATCTGGAAAATCTGAAGGATCTCTGCCAATGTTTCTTCATCATTACCGTCAACCACAGCACTTTGAAGCCATTGCAGTAAAATAGTTCCACAAGTTCCCATGATGCTATCCTCAAGATCCTTCGTGCTAGCAATACTGTATTTGCTCCCTTCAAGGCAGAATATAAGTGCTTCTttcagaagaagaagagaatgaAGAATGAGGATCATAGAATCACACTCATGTGACAATGTTGAAGATATCGCATATTTTGATGCTTCTTCAATAAATGATGGTAGTTTCTCAATATCATGAGCATGAGGTGACTTCAGAATCTCTATTAATATTGAGCAAACCAGAATAAAAGTTTCAGAACTCATGTCAAGTTCACCATTGACATTTCTTCTCAAGATTGCAGTCAAAGTACAGGCTATCTGTTCTTCTTGGGGCATTGAGAGGATACCGGAACAATTGACCATGCAAATCCAAACAAGTCGTAAAACATGGGACTGGACTGGGTGAAATGGTATCTCTGCAACATAGTGAAGAACAGGAAGAAGAGTGGAAAATCCAATGGCAAGCTTTTCTTTGAATTTTTCCTCCAATCTCGCAAAAAGTAATAGTACTCGAATAGAGGAAATGACAAGTAGATCATTATTTCCTGAAGATGTATAACAGGAGTGCAACTTTGTAAGCCTTCTTGATCATAATAATGCATAAAAGCTTTCAGAAAGAAGTTCATGACTACAAAAAGGTGAACTTACCTGATAACCTGAGAACCTCAAATATGTAATCGGCAACATTTTCATCGATCAAAATTTGAAGTAGAGCACAAATATTTGCATCAGATGACAGGAAATGAAAGATCAAATCCAATGTCCCTGTCTGAACTTCTAGGTTAGTAGATAGCAGAGATCCTTTGACAGCCTCAGCGAATAGAACAAGAGAAGCATTCAGGGACATATAATCTGTCTGCATGGACTCTGCTTCTATGCAGTTGTTAGAACTCTGGAAGCTAATCAGCAAATGATCAAAGGGCTCCTTCTTTGCTAAAGTAAGGAGCAATGCTGCAGTAGCACAAAAAAAGGAACATCACTAACAAGTGGAGAATGACCTATTGTGGAAATTTTCAACATTGATGAGTTGTTTAAAAACCAAATCAAAAATTTCTTAGTGCAATAAATTTTATAACCGCAAACAATTTGAAGGTGCTCAGTCAACATTGTGAATATTTTTTTCCTCCTTACTTAGCCAACTCTTAAACTAAAGTAACACTGAATTATTAAAGCTGGATCCAGAAGTTCATTGTTCTCATCGAACTTCTTGTATAACATCAGAAATGATGCATTCATCAATTGATGTCAGGTTGTCTTTTCAAACCACTCTCAAGTTTCTCAAACTATATGAAGCTAGCCATATAACTTCTTTAACTATGGATTATATATCTAGAGTGTTTACAACTTTACATTAAGAGCAGATTAATTAGTCACGAAGACTGTAAACTTATGTACAAATTGTGACAAAAATTAATGGCCAGAATTGCTTGTTAGATTACATGAAAGTTCAAACATCAGTAACTTCAACAAAATGAAGTATTCTTAAAGTACTATTATTTAGGTAGTACAAAAAGAAGAAATACCAACCAATACAGTTCAGGCGAACAGCATCATTTTGAGTTTTGAGTAGGACTTCAAGAGAGAGCTGAAGCAAGCTTCTACCAATTGCCAGAAGGTCCAAATCTTCAATTTGACATATATTGTCCCATGGGGTGGCATTTAGTATAGCGAGTTTGTATAGAACAAAGAGTATCTCTCCACGAATTTCATCGCTGTATAGAGAAAGTTAAAGATGCTGCCAGATAAGGTGTTTGAAAAGCAAGAAATAATCATCAGAATTCAGTTGTCTTCACCTTGGAAGTCGGAGATCATTAACAAGGTTTAAGAAAAGAGAACATTTGTCCCCTATATATGCTGCAGCATCTTTGGTAGAGTTTAGCAAAAGCCCCAAACAATGTAGCTGCACTGACATAAAAGAAAGATACAGACATAAGAAGGTAAATCAATTCAATAGAAGTTATAAGAGAAGAACCACTGTGCCTCGCATCTTTAATGGATCCAGTCTATCTCACTCAAGCGACGATTGATGAGTGATGAGATAAAAGCACTGCAGGCCACTTTGGACAAAATGGGGTAGTTCACCAGAATTACAATAACAGGCAAAGGAAGCAGATCGCCCTCCAACCATACACTGAAACCTAATTGTAGGTCTTACATCTAGAGCACTATGAACACATCTCCAGGAGTGACACTAATCAATTAGAATGATGATGCACTGCATATCCTGCCACCAGTACTATGTTTACTTCAAATGGTGTACTGGTGTGTCAAGGATACAACTACTGCTAGTATATTTAGTTGTATAACCAAATAAGGTATTATTCTATATTTAGTTTGTAACTTTTACAGTCCAGACTAAGACTTAGACAATTCTAAAATTAGATACAAAATCATTTGATCATATTTCTTAATTTGGTGTATACATGTGAATGTGTACATTTCCATTGCGTTGAGCTTAAAAGATGTCCAAGGCCataaaagaaagaagaaaaggcAGCAACATATCGAAATGGAAGGTAAAATGCAGTCAACCTATTATGAGCAACCCTGAAATACCATCATGTGTATCCATACGCAGGTAAGCACTTGTTAGAACCGGGTCCCTCTTCTTACGACTTAGGACCCATTTGTACAGCATGAATTGTACAGGAATTAGTTCAATTTTACAGAAAAACACAGGAATCAGGAAGAAAACATGTTCCAAATGGGGCTTTAATGTAGGAATGcagcattttgcaaaaaaaaaaattgtaggtTATATATATTCAGAGGAACACACTGGCTACAGCAATGGGCACAGTTACAGCAGGATGAAGCCCATAAGCAGCGCATTATCCAAGTCTATCCAATGCTAGAGGCAAcagcaatgttttttttttttttttttgggggggggggggggggcggtgACTTTATGATGTTAGAATTGAGTTTTGAGTGGGACATTTGTGTGGTTACACAATTTtgtaataaggccttgtttagttccaaaaaataagGCATCTGATTTATTTCTATTGTCTAAAATAGGAATGCGGCATTTCGATGTCAGACTCCAgttggctatatatatatactagcttGGATCCAGTGAGACTAGTCAAGTTCCACTGGTCCTCTCCACTACATATAATTCATGGCCAACCTACTCAGCATAAATGAGACAAACAGCATAGCACGAAATTGTGAGTGACCCAGGCCGCGCACTTACCGTATGGAGATGCTTCACGAGTGAGCCGGAGGAGAGGACGCGGGCGAGGCGGGCGACGAGCTCTGAATCAGCGGGGGAGCCCACAACGGCGGCGAGGTCGGCCGCGACGTCGCACGCCTGCGCGGCGAGTGCGGCATCGCGGCGGTCGGCGGCGCCCTCGAGTGCCTCGGCGAGCGGCGCCGCGAGGAAGCGTGGGTGCGCGGCGCGGAGCGGCCTGAGGAACGCCGGGTCGGCGAGCGCCAGGGAGAGGTTGGCGAGCGCGTGCGCGACGTGGTGGGATGGCGTGGAGGCGGTGCCCGCGGAGGAGAGGAGCGCCGCGGCACAGGAGAGGCAGACGCGGCCGCCCGCCGAGGTCGGCAGCGAGTGCGATGCCGGGTGGCCCGCGCCGCAGGCACGCAGTGGCGCCGGCGTAGGCGGGCGAGGTGGCGACGTGTCGCCGTCGGACTCCATGAGGAGGGGAGGGCAAAAGAAATCACGGTAGCGGAGGTTTTTACGAAATGCTGTAATAACCAACGCTCACATACCTAGTGCAGCCCCGGGTTCGATACCTGGCTGGGACTACTGTTTTTGCTGCATGTTTGATTTTGCTTGCGTGGCATTGTTGGCCATGGTGCGTCTGTTTCGTCGCTGAGTTTGGCACCTGCGCTCGCGAATTTGGTCTGGCACGCCTATGCGGTCGCGGCGCGGAGTGTGATTGTGCGGCGATCAATGAGACAAGGGCGAAGACGTCCAAATTAGCGGCTGCGAAGGGGTCAGGACGTCCTTTATTTCCTAGGACCCTATTGAGTACTTGTGttaatctctactataattaaaATTTTCTCCAGACAAATTCCACTTgcaagatcaacgactcacagcACATATCCTACAAATTTAACGGCTcagattagaagtatgatcacgaccttacacACCTCCAGCCTCGCGTCAATCATACATCACACAAATTCACCACGCGTGCGTTCTAATCTGAGTCGTTAAATCTGTAGGATATGTgctgtgagtcgttgatcttgcAGGTGGAATTTGCATGGAAAAGATTTCAATTATAATAGAGATTATACAATTTAATGTTATCATGCAACTCATAAAATTTATTACACCGATTACGTAAATTAAGGATAACCGAATCATTATAAGTCGTTCCAAATTATGaatttataagtcattttgatttttctagatatattaCTTTTTATGTATTTAGACTTACTCTATGTCTAGATGCATAGAAAAAACAATGTTTCTAGAAAATATATAAcgatttataatttagaactaaGGGAGTATGAGATAATTTAATATGTTGCAATGCAGAGGTCATTTGTGGCACAACACAATGTActtgatttttttgtttttattattGGTGAGACGCAATCACGTGAACTGTGGGATTCCGGTGGTTTTGCGCAATTTCACAGTCAGAGGTACATTTATATACAGGATTTCTGGGAGTTTAGCGCGAGTGCATACAGACGGGTGTCAACTACTCAGCTCTCAATTCTTTTGCTCCTGGCTCCTCGATCCTGCTTCTTCCCCAAGACGACGTTTCGTAATTCGTATGGCTTCTACGGTCTGTAAATGCTGGTCGTAGAAAGGTACTCGTTGGCACGACACGATCACTACGGAAGTAAAGCAAAGCCGCAGTGCAACATCGTTGGCACGAGAAAATACACAGCATGATTCTTATGTCAGTACTgtgtttttcttatttttctgGATATAATTATCGTATTACATGTCTTTCTGGGAAATTTCCTTCAACCATGCGCCTGAAAAACTTGATTGTGTTTTCACCATCtcacaatgttagtagcaatacTCTACATTGTTTTACTACGATGTTTGCACAGATTGGATTTCATGGGTACCATTTTTCACTTATTGCTGATCCTGTAAAATCATTCCAAAACAACAATGTTTTAGTGAACTAGTGCAGCTTTACAAGAGCAATGCTCACATTTTTGTACGTCACAAAAGCACGAAACATGTCAGCTGCAAGAGTGCAAACAACAATATGACAATATGGAGTAGGGCgattatcatcatcatcgtcaAGGATATCTGGCTCCCAATCCTCGCCAGGAAGATCTCAGCGTGACAATCTAAAGGGGGTGTTAGGCTGTTACACAAGCCGTGATGTCAATAGCACTTCCTTGATGGCTGATGCTGCTACTCCGTTTTCTTCATATCCATCGAGGTGAATCATAAGTTCTTGACCGCTTAAGTACTAAGACCATGCCTCTCCATAATAGACCCACCTCCATATGAATTTCACAATTTTCATCACCCCAAATGATCCTAGAACCTTGAGGAATCGGTACATGAGCAAATCTCCAGTGCTGCTTAGAATAAGTTCCAATCAATTCACTTCTGCTTCAAAATAGTTTGTCACCACCAAGGAACCTTAATTAGTAAGCGAGGTACTAAAGTTGTCACCCAGAACCAAATCCATTGGGGGGTGACTTGGCATTGGCAACACAGAATTTTGGCAAGAGGTGAAGGAATTATCACTTGCAGTATCAAGTCGATAAGCATAAGGTATGCACTTACCAAGCATTACATGAATGAGCTTATTCAGAAAGGTGGGAGAACAGCCAGCCATGTCCGTAGCCTGTGTGCAGGCCTTGCTCTTGAGTAAGCCAATTCACCACCGTGCTCTTGAGTAAGCCAATTCACCACCGTGCTCTTGAGTAAGCCAATTCACCTCGAGATCTGAACATCAAGAAGCTCGATCAGGGAGCAAGGGCATCGTGTGCCATTACATGAACACACATGCTC is part of the Sorghum bicolor cultivar BTx623 chromosome 10, Sorghum_bicolor_NCBIv3, whole genome shotgun sequence genome and harbors:
- the LOC8083185 gene encoding protein PRD1, producing MESDGDTSPPRPPTPAPLRACGAGHPASHSLPTSAGGRVCLSCAAALLSSAGTASTPSHHVAHALANLSLALADPAFLRPLRAAHPRFLAAPLAEALEGAADRRDAALAAQACDVAADLAAVVGSPADSELVARLARVLSSGSLVKHLHTLHCLGLLLNSTKDAAAYIGDKCSLFLNLVNDLRLPSDEIRGEILFVLYKLAILNATPWDNICQIEDLDLLAIGRSLLQLSLEVLLKTQNDAVRLNCIALLLTLAKKEPFDHLLISFQSSNNCIEAESMQTDYMSLNASLVLFAEAVKGSLLSTNLEVQTGTLDLIFHFLSSDANICALLQILIDENVADYIFEVLRLSGNNDLLVISSIRVLLLFARLEEKFKEKLAIGFSTLLPVLHYVAEIPFHPVQSHVLRLVWICMVNCSGILSMPQEEQIACTLTAILRRNVNGELDMSSETFILVCSILIEILKSPHAHDIEKLPSFIEEASKYAISSTLSHECDSMILILHSLLLLKEALIFCLEGSKYSIASTKDLEDSIMGTCGTILLQWLQSAVVDGNDEETLAEILQIFQIILSRASDKKPLKFAELLASSSWFSLSFGFMGLFPTDRVKSVVYLVTSSIVDRVLGCNYGETIRDAHIYLPSDPTEMMYLLGQCSTEDFNLASCQCAILSILYACSFYNERLCANNQILASVEQYILLNGGNFPYEINGSIMLTLLVHLYAFVRGISYSCSIPYSPEAENTLFHLIIHKDWDLLVTRVHSVAIKWLFQKQEIVEPLAFQMLKFCKTFCEDETVMLSNSSQSVDIQMISELVLSGETTISSLLVSLLDQMVKEGTEDEVFSVVSVIAEILMISPRSSDQFISCGIVGSFHGIYCLPYSSSSRTVCSYLIFNILRSASASTFGQEDEWLPLALKLLEFITSGIDYTSSGQEHKIVVGILCLVLHHSSSEFLIEPAKAIILNSSLVSLTDAIVNKACVKGPSLFQHNQETTFGEFLILVLLLAFFSLRSLHTILEASIDWQDFLQHSDDVQSFSVLGIPCHDLCRLMHFGSPSIKLIASQCLLELLKRISDQRSCIDAELRCSTKYLKSIIAVTEGLLFSEDSKVAGNCSACLSVILGWEKFGSQEKVAVRESKWFRLIMEEFVVALTAPGLTSKSFTSQQKFAAIIAVSLLRLSQVPDWLTSLFDGHLISGIVANLSARNVTAEIVILFSELMARKYLSQEHIVDLHNLFQVCRRQVYEGSSKAALPEQRVEKVARSTNDVLASLFALMNQCAESGTVQAEQQRLLRAIDLFFQESSRREQQCYVTATSPPQRQDTTMPGDSGPRQGRPSVNTSGSEWIRIRPE